The sequence GTCCGCCTCATGGGTGAGCGGCGAGAGTTTTTGCCAAACCGCATCGGAAGCGCAGATCCGCTCCTTGGCCTGGTCCGCGGCGCGCAGAAATCCGGTGAGCGCCAGCGGGTGGGCGTTGGCGAAGCCTTTCCGGAAGATGTAACCCAACACCGGGACTTCTACGGTGATCCCGAGTCCGCGCAGAATCTGCCGGCCGTCCAGCATCTTCTGGTAGCCCGCCGCCTCCAATTTGGCGGCATAATTCCAATAATTCAGCACGGCATCCAGCTGGCCCCGCCGGAATTGCTGATCGAGCAGGGGCGGCGCCGCGAACACCTTATCCACGGCACTGTCCAGGTCCAAATTGGCGACCTTTTGCGCCAGCGCCCGCAGCAGCAGCCAATTCTTGTCCAAGCCGCCGCCGGCGATCCCGAGCCGCCGGCCCTTGAGGTCGGCGATCTGGTGGATGGGCGACCCGGCCGGCACGATCAAGGCGCCATGGCTGGCGGAATAGGGGTAAAAGACCAGATCCTGGCCCCGCTCCCGTTCGCTGGCGGCCCACAGCCAGTCGTTCACGATCAGATCCACGCGGGAGCCCAACAGGGCGATCTTGCCCGCCTCGGCGCTGGCCAGGGGCACGGCCTCGATGGCGATGCCCTGGGCCCGATCCAGGCCCTCGCCGCGGATCGCTTCGAGCTCCCAGCTCAAGGTGCCGAAGGCGAGCACACCGACCCGGATCGAGGGCGCAGCTTCCGCCCCGAGCGGGCCACTGTGGAGGAATGGGAGAGCGATGAGGAGGAGGGCGCGGATGGATGGCATGCGGGATTCCGAGAAATCAGGGAGGTGCGGCCGTGACCACGGGGAGTTTTTTTGAGGTACCCAGGTCCGATTCCGGAACGCCGCAGGGCCAAGCGTCCCCCCACGGTACCGCGGCGGCGAACATCAACGGTTGTTCCTTAAGGCCATGGACAGATTGAAACAGCAAATCGCCTTCATCGTCGAGCTGGACCGCCTCAAAACCGTTCTCCGCCAGTCCTGGTTGACTGATGGGGGCCGACGGGAAAATTCCGCCGAACACAGCTGGCACATCGCCCTCATGGGGCTGGTGTTGGCCGAGTACGCCAACGCGCCGGTGAACTTGCCGCGGGTGATCGCCATGTTGCTGGTGCACGACGTGGTGGAGATCGACGCGGGGGATGTGCTGGTGTACGACGAGGCCGGAAACCTGGACAAGGCCGAGCGGGAGCGGCGGGCGGCGGCGCGGATCTATGGCCTGCTGCCGCCCGACCAGGCCCGGGAGTTGTGCGCCCTGTGGGAGGAGTTTGAGGCCCAGCGCACCGATGAAGCCAAGTTCGCGGCCGCCTTGGACAGGCTCATGCCGCTCCTGCATAACTTTCTGACTGAGGGCCGGACCTGGCGACAGCATGGCATCACCGCCGACCGGGTACTGGCCCGGAACGCTGCCATCGGCGAGGGTTCCACGGCGCTCTGGCGCTATGCCCGGGAATTGATCGAGGAAGCGGTGGAACGGGGCTATCTGCCCCCCGCTCCTTAGCCTCGGCCGCGCCATCCGGGCCTTGGGCTCAGTCCTTGAGGCCCCGCTGCCGGAGGGCACTTAGCACGGTCTCGCCGATATGGGCCGGGTTGCGGGCGACGTAAAGCCCCAGGGCCTCCATGGCGTCCATTTTGGCCTTGGCGGTATCGCTTTCCCCGGCGATGATCGCCCCGGCGTGTCCCATGCGCCGGCCGATGGGCGCCGAGCCGCCGGCCACGAAACCCACCAGGGGTTTGGTCATGTGTTCGCTGGCCCAGCGCGCCGCGGCCACTTCCTGGGGGCCGCCGATCTCGCCGATCATCACCACGATCTCGGTTTCCGGGTCGGCCTCGAAGGCTTTGAGCACGGTAACGAAGTCGGTGCCATTCACCGGATCGCCGCCGATGCCCACTGAGGTGCTGACCCCCAAGCCCAGGGCCGCCATCTGTTCGGTGGCTTCGTAGTTGAGGGTGCCAGACCGGGAGACGATGCCGACCTTACCTTTTTTATAAATATGCGACGGCATGATGCCCACTTTGCATTCCCCGGGGGTGATGATGCCCGG is a genomic window of Candidatus Methylocalor cossyra containing:
- a CDS encoding ABC transporter substrate-binding protein, which codes for MPSIRALLLIALPFLHSGPLGAEAAPSIRVGVLAFGTLSWELEAIRGEGLDRAQGIAIEAVPLASAEAGKIALLGSRVDLIVNDWLWAASERERGQDLVFYPYSASHGALIVPAGSPIHQIADLKGRRLGIAGGGLDKNWLLLRALAQKVANLDLDSAVDKVFAAPPLLDQQFRRGQLDAVLNYWNYAAKLEAAGYQKMLDGRQILRGLGITVEVPVLGYIFRKGFANAHPLALTGFLRAADQAKERICASDAVWQKLSPLTHEADETVRAALRRHYCEGRIKHFGAAEQAALGEIYALVQKAAGKPASGTLPQDLFWHQ
- a CDS encoding HD domain-containing protein, yielding MDRLKQQIAFIVELDRLKTVLRQSWLTDGGRRENSAEHSWHIALMGLVLAEYANAPVNLPRVIAMLLVHDVVEIDAGDVLVYDEAGNLDKAERERRAAARIYGLLPPDQARELCALWEEFEAQRTDEAKFAAALDRLMPLLHNFLTEGRTWRQHGITADRVLARNAAIGEGSTALWRYARELIEEAVERGYLPPAP
- the sucD gene encoding succinate--CoA ligase subunit alpha; this translates as MSVFVNRHSKVIIQGFTGEHGTFHAKDAIHTGTHLVGGVTPGKGGTNHPDPALAHLPVFDTVAEAVAATGADVSGVFVPPPYAADAVMEAIDAGIKVVVVIADGIPVQDMVRLQRYRLGKDVHVIGPNTPGIITPGECKVGIMPSHIYKKGKVGIVSRSGTLNYEATEQMAALGLGVSTSVGIGGDPVNGTDFVTVLKAFEADPETEIVVMIGEIGGPQEVAAARWASEHMTKPLVGFVAGGSAPIGRRMGHAGAIIAGESDTAKAKMDAMEALGLYVARNPAHIGETVLSALRQRGLKD